The genomic interval GTTCATCCTTCTGTAggcagtgccactcctgggcaggtgatcctgagaGGTATAAGAAAGGCAGCTTACTGTGAACCCGGAGAACATGAcagtaagcagcgctcctccatggcctctgtttcggTTCAGgcttgagttcctggcctgacttcccttcatgatagacTGTAAGATGTAggatgaagccaggcatggtggagcacacctttaatcccagcatttaggaggcagaggcaggcggatctttgtgagttcaaggccagcctggtctacaagagctagttccagggcaggctccaaagctacagagaaaacctgtctcaaaaaaaaaaatatgtaagatgAACCTTTTCTTCATCATCTTTGCTTTTGGTTGCGGTGTTCCCCACAGCGATAGGAAGCAGAAAGGACAGCGTTAGGGCCCAAGATCTCCTCCACAGACATACCCTCCTTGATCTAACTTCCTCCCTACCTCCTGAAGATTTACCATCTCCCCATAGCAACCACATTGATTGACCAAGCCAATGACACATGGATCTTTAAGTGACATTAATCCAAGTATAGCAGGTGTGGGTCACCTCTAGAAGATGGGAAAAGTAAGAAAACCATTCTCTTTTATAGCCTCCATGAAACACCGGAATCAAGTAACTTCTTAGAAATGATGAAGTGCTGTTTTCCTCAGGAAGAACACGCCTGCCTTCAACATCAAATCAAGCCCGACAGAATTCATGTAATGTGTAAACACTGAGCAATAAAACTGCTATAAAATATGGGCTGTGGGCAATCAAAAAATTCTCAGTGTCTTTCCTAAGAAGCACCTTGTTAGACTCGAAGCCTATCAGGAAACTTCTTAACATAATCCCAGCAACTGGACCTGCAGAGCCCTGTTTGAACATTTTAATCCATATTCACCATGTCTGAGTGATAAAAATAGGGAACTGAGCTGTTCAGATCAAAACCAAAGTGAAATGCTGGTTTCCAAGTTCTCAGGTAATTATCAGATATTAATAGTTTCccttttctaaagaagaaaggaaaagagggttgGACTCATTCCTGGTGAAGCTGAATGTCAGCTAGAGAGGTCAACAAGGATTTAAAGATCGTAACACACTCACGTCTGCTTCATAAGGGCTGCTGGGAACAGCGTGAGGGCAGCTCCTTTTGAAGACCCAACGTGAAGCTCTGGGCCCGATGACAAGCAGTAGTTGTGATGGGTAATAACTTAGTAACCACCTAAACGCACATTTTAATGAGACAAGTAACTCTTCCCAGGCGAGTAAAAAGCAGATTAATGAGACGTTCCTGTGGGGTTCGACATAAAcattagaaaggaaaacaccCCACCTCCTGTGTCACCACCTGGAAGGAAGGCTATATAAGcacttcaaagaagaaaagccaCAGGCTTGGCATTTAGGACCAGTTGAGGGTGCTTCGGGTGGTGACCACAAACTCTGAGACAACCCGAAGCTGGACACACACCATGGATACCACGGGCTCCACAATCATGATTTCTTCTTCAGCTGCCCCCCAAAACTGCCCTGGGAATACAAATTTTCCAACCAGCTCTTCTGACAACAGCTGTTGCCATGGTGGCCAATCAACTGGCCGAGCTCAAAGAACTCCCCGGGGCCAGGGCTGTAGACGCACCCCTTGCCTTTATCGCACCCCTAACTACTTGATAAGAGTCTATGACTTCCATCCCTGTCTGGAAGACTACGGCTGGTGTGGGGATGGCATTAACAGTCACGAGAAAGAGATCATGCAGATTCTGAACGAACGCCTCGCTAGCTACCTGGAAAAGGTGCGGATGCTGGAAGGGGAGAACTCGGAACTAGAAGATAAGATCCAGGAGGAGTGTGGCAAGGCCCTCCCTGTCCTGTGCCCCGACTACCTGTCCTATTACACCACCATCGAGGGCCTGCAGCAGAAGGTAAGAACTCGGCAGAGTGCTGAATCAAACTATGAGTTAATGGTCTCTAAACCGTGGTTATCTGTTAGATTTTAGTCCTTCTAGAAACTTCTATGCTGATATGTttttaagaatggaaaaaaaaaaaaagaggttagctgttgtggtacatgccttcaatcccagcacttgggaggcagaggcagattgttctctgagttcgaagtcaacctggtctaaaaagtgatttttcaggacagtcagagcttcacagagaaacccctgtctggaaaaaaccaaaataaatgaagaaggaaagaaggaaggaaggagggagggagagaggaagagagggtgggaaggagggaagaaaggaataagagaggaagggagggagggaaggaaggaatttcttCAGTGAAATTCATCTTGAGATAATACGTATgtttctatatcttttttttattgtgtgttctGCCATTTTATAACTCAGAATTGAAAGCTAATAAGATTTCAATGGCCATATCTTAAACAAAATAAGAGAACAGGGCTCTGAGaagttattttgctttttaaagtctcCAAATAGCTTTAGCTCTTTATCTGTGTTACTGCTATACTGGGATCTTTAATATCCATCCATCTTCTTATCTTCATGGTATTTAAATAGTGTGTCTCTATACCAGACCTCAGTTTCCTGCCCAGTGCTTGCTGCTACATACCTGGGTTTActcaattcttatttttttcaacaaatatttactgaacacCATCAAAAATGTTCCAGCCACCATTCTAGACTCTGAGAAAATATTCCTCAACTCTTTGCTTTTTAGTATGTTATAGTAATggggaaaaatcagaaaagaggCAATATTTTCATAGGAAAAAAACAACATACACAGTATTTTTCACGTCTCTTAAGCATCTCTCTGAAGATTCAGGAGAATTCTAACTAGGCTTCTGCTAACTGGAACACACTGTTCTTAAAGCAGGGGATCTTGGTGTTTGTCTCATTTGTGTGTTCAATCTCTTAATTCTAGATCTTGTGTACCAAGGCTGAGAATTCCAGACTGGTCTCACAAATTGACAACACCAAACTGGCTGCAGATGACTTGAGAGCCAAGTAAGCCTGCCCAGCACTGTCGCCGGTGACAGGGTTCACCCCGAGTCTGACGTAAACATTCCCCATGAGGCTGTCCCTGCATCCGCTAAGCCATAGCCTATCAGCGCCAACCCAGAAAAGACCTTCAGATTCAACTGATTGAGATTAACAGCCCTCACACTGCACACAGCACCTGCAGGGATGGCATACAGACCCATAGGATTGCCCTCAGGGAGACAGGTAGGGCCAATAGCTCGCAACATTGTTCCAGGCAAGAAAACCTTGGTATAATGAGGAAGGAACTTACACAAAAGTTTGTAATAGGAGACAAAGCCAAAAATACAAACCAAGCTTCGTGAATCCAAACCCAATGGTTTTCTTACACTGTGTCGCCTTTgggagcaaaggaaggaaaataaactcCCTCTGTTTCAAAGGGCAGCAAGGTGGCACCACTCTCGCAGACTAAGTCATGATATGGATCAAATGGTTTCACTTCTAAAAGGAACAAAGTCTCCCATAGAGACACACTCAGTGAGCATCCCAGAGGAGAATGAAGCCAGAAGTTCTGCTGAGCTTGTACGTCTGCTTTCTAAAgccttttttgtctttctggcctTTAAAGCTACGAAGCTGAGTTATCCATCCGCCAGCTCGTGGAAGCCGATGCCAAGAGCCTGAAGCAGATCTTGGATATGCTGACTCTGAGCAAGGCTGACCTAGAGGCGAGAGTCCAGTCTCTGACAGAGGAACTTCtgtgtctcaaaaccaaccaTGAAGAGGTGAGAAAAAGGCCAAGAGTTAGCACAGGTGAACCCCTACATTTAACATCAGTTTCTTTGAGTTGTGTATAACAAAGTGTATCCCCACTAGACACGCCTCCATTTCTTAGCCATGATTATATTGCTACCGCCCATACCATCAGCTTACTATACTACATCTAATGCTATGTGGGTAGAATATTCTCCATCATCCCAATTTTCTCATCTTCACTAGCTTTTGTAGAAATCCTTGAACAGACTTCTGCCACCTCCTTTTGGAAAAAGCTCATTCTGGCACAAGCCAGTTCTGGCACAAGTTCATACGGGCACCACGGAGATGGTGGTCTTTCCAtacaaagcccacctccatgtTATTGTCCCCATTTTTCATCCCTAGCAATGATCTTAAAATCTGTGAAACTCTGATCTTGTTAGTCACAAGATCTTTTTCTGTGCATATCTGTGCACAGAGTCATACCTGAAATCATCGCAGAGTCCCTCAATAACACCTGTAAATCATGTGCCCCTTTGTTGTGAGCTGTTTTCCAGACCCAATTAAACTAAATTATTTCTGTCAGATTGAAACAAGAACAAAGTGGGTAAGGGTCATCAATTCACTAAACAActtcacattctttctctctccataggAAATCAATTCCTTACAGAGCCAACTTGGAGACAGAGTCAACATTGAAGTAACAGCTGCCCCTGCTGTTGACCTGAATCAGATTCTACAAGAAATGAGATGTCGGTATGAGTCCATTGTGGAGACAAATCGTAAAGACGTAGAAGAGTGGTTCAATACACAGGTAGGGAGAGCAAACAAGTCAAAACAATACGCTGACATTTCTAGGTGTCCGTCTGCGAGTCATGCTGCCTTGCAAAATGCCTGGAATCTTTGTGTTTCAGATGGAGGAACTGAACCAGCAAGTAGTGACCAGCTCTCAACAACAGCAATGCTGCCAGAAGGACATCATAGAACTGAGACGTACCATGAGTGCCCTCGAGGTTGAACTGCAGGCCCAGCACCGAATGGTACCCAGGAGGTTTTACCAAGTCTAATCTTCCACTGGTGGCAACAGTTCCTGATGTCTGAGTGTTCCACTATTTCTCAGGCTGTGTCCTTGTCGGTTAAAGAGTCTATGGCTAGAAAAGACCCGCATGGTCAAGTCAGTCTTGGAAATGTTGGGTGACAAAGGTTAGCCTCTCCACAAGCTAGCCTGCAAGGTGGCTCACACCATGGATCTCCAAGGAGATATGCAACACTCAGCATTCCAGAACTCATTTGACTGTGAAAGCTCTTTCTCCCCCAGGGGTGTGTCGTAGTGATCATGACCCACGGAAAACCCGTTTGGAAACACCAGGAGAGCACTGGATTTATTTTACGCAAGGCATTACTATAAAGTATCATATTGGAATTCTGAAACAAAGTTCTGAAAGAGATGGTGTAAATCATTAGCCAACTTTATTAATGAGGTTCCAAGAACGTGGGGGACTTTCCCATGCCAGATCCACACCTAGTTCACGGATAGAGACACTGAGGTCAAAAAGCAGTGAATGACCTTCTCAAAGTCACCAAAAATTTGAGTTCGGCTCAGATCCCAGAGCCAGcaccacctctgcttcctgagactgTGTCTCTGAAATAAGACAGTGTTCAAATGTCCTCTAGGAGGGGCATTCAGAAAACCTTGCCCCGGGTTTCATCCCCTATTAGTCAGGTGATGTTGGCCAACGCATTGCACgtcatttttctcatctataaaaatTCAGATAATCATATGAATAACCAAGGTTATTAAGACCTAAAATCGCACCATTATCTTACAAGAAAGAACTTGACGCATTCGAATTCCAACATTCATGTTTTACTTATAAAGAAACTTACCCACTGAGGGAAATGCCTGTAGTTAAACATTGCTCACTTCCTTTGAAAGACTCTGATGCCGGCTGAATGACGTGTCCTTGTATGATTTAATGCCTGAGCTTCAGTAAAgtgaggcagatttttttttcctctctcaccaGAGTGATTAAGTGGCaaagtggaggggaggggggttAACCAGAGAGATAAAATGAGAAGGGATAAATGAAagcaatattattatttttatcttggaGGTATTTGGCTAGGATATGATTGATAAAGGACTCAGAGAGCCATTAACATGGTCACAAAGTAACTATTGTTTAAAATGGCCTTAACAATGACCTTAAGGGAATTTGAAAAGCATcatcttttaaatttatcttccACCCCTCCCATAGAGAGATTCCCAGGAGTGCATCCTCACTGAGACAGAGGCCCGCTACACAACCCTGCTGGCCCAGATCCAGGGTCTGATCCATAACCTGGAAGCTCAGGTGGCAGATATCCGGGGTGCCCTGGAAAGACAGAACCAGGAATATGAAGTTCTGCTGGACACCAAGTCCCGGCTGGAGTGTGAGATTGCCACCTACCGAAGCCTTCTGGAGAGCTTTGATGGcaggtatgtaaaattaaaacaatatacatgagcaagatacatacacacacacacacacacacacacacacacacacacacacacacgcgcgcgcgcacacacactcgcaagcatgcacacatgcacacaggaagggatggggaggggcatTAGAAAACAATGCTTTGATCTCCTTGTCAATGATGAGAAAATCTGGAAGGTGATTATCAAATATTCTTTAAAGACCTCCAGTTGTAACCTAGTCCCAGTTTGAGATGCAGATGGAACTAAACTGGTTTGAAGAGCAACATACCGAATTAGTTCCTTACAGGTTATATCCTATTAAGACAGCAGTTTTTAACCTCTGGGTGGGCAGTAATCTCTTGGGggccaaacaaccctttcacaggggtctcccaAGAACTCAGAAATACCAAATATTTACaataagattcataacagtaacaaaattacagttatgaaacagcaacaaaaccagttttatggttgggggtcaccacaagagGAGGAATTGTGTTAAAGGGTCATGACACCAGGAAGGTTAGAACCATTAGTCAAAGATGAACATGGTTCTTTACTGAAATAAGCAAGCAcaaccctggggctggagaggtggctcagcagttaagagcactgcctgctcttccaaaggtcctcagttcaattcccagcaatcacatggtggctcacaaccatctgtaatgaggtctggtgccctcttctggcctgcaagcatacacacagaaagaatattgtataaataataaataaatattttttaaaaaaagaaagtacaaccCTAGTCCCATATGAGACCACAGAGCTCAGGCTGAAACCCCAACTCTGTCTAGATGTTACCCTTCACCCCAACAGGAGCATGCTAGCATGTGTATTTCAGGAtcctttcttttacaaataaactttttgttttgttttaatgataaaTAAGCCAACCTAAGGACCCATAAAGAACTCAGCTAGCCCTGAGTTCTTTGAAAGTAATACTGGCCAAAGGAACCCCCACAAAAGCTTCATTAAAATTGCAAAGGATATGACAACCCAAAAAGAACCCGTCGCCTCTGCCCACTGTGCTCTCTTTATGggtatgcacacaccacacaagtGCAATACTAACTGGTGCTTTTCCTTTAAGGAACTACAGTATGCCAAAAGGCCATCAGTTGTCCAATAAAAATCACCTATTGTAAGAGTGTACTGCAAACTGCTGGCCACTCCAACtttctaaaatcaaacaaacaacaacttaGAGACACTCAGTGGGTACTCTGACACCTTCTGGTGATGTGTTCAAGACTCCCCCATAAGTGGGATTCAGATCACCACTAACTCTGTATGAAAACTTCCCCACCAGAGAAAATTATCTGACtcatctccattttccagatagcAAGCCCCTCCACTTGCTGCGCGCCCACGTTGATCTGCGAGTTTAGTTCCCATTATGTCCACTCTGCCCACGCAAAACTAAAGTTCAGGAGGGCTGACTGGTTCGCCCAACATCACCCACTAGCAAACAAGAGAGCAGAGCCCCGCCCCTGCCTTTGATTGCTGGTGCGGTGCGGTTGCCATGGGGCTAGCATATAAGCTTATCCCAGGTGATACTTCTCAAGCCAGGAGGCTGTCTTCCAAGAGATCTGCTCTGATTCTGGTTCTTCTACTAACCATAGCATGAAATGAATGAATAGGCATTTAGCAGTGCTTATTTTGAGTGACAAGTATCGAAAGCGTAGCCACTCCCATCTTCTCCATAGCTAGTATTGCCCTTCCTTAATCGTTGCTGaaattctgttgttgttgttgttgttgctgctgctgtttctacTTAGGCTTCCCTGTAACCCATGTGCCACCAAATGCGAGCCATCCCGTCAAGCCAGAGCTATGGAGTGTTTCGCCCCAGTTTACACATCATCTTCACTCCCTGGGATTCACAAGCCCTGCAATGCCTCTGGACCCCCATCCCGGATCCTGGTTAAGATCTGCACCCTCACCAAGGAGATCAAAGACGGGAAGGTCATTTCTTCTCACGAGCATGTGCAGCCTTGTTATATCACCAGGCTCGCCAAAGTCTAACATCCCAAGGTGATGAGAGTGACCCACATACATGAAAGAGAGGCCAGTGTATGCTCCTGTCCGAAAGGTTTAAGAAACCCCCAGTCCCTTAAGGTACTTAGTTTCTTACTACTACA from Microtus ochrogaster isolate Prairie Vole_2 unplaced genomic scaffold, MicOch1.0 UNK31, whole genome shotgun sequence carries:
- the Krt39 gene encoding keratin, type I cytoskeletal 39 yields the protein MDTTGSTIMISSSAAPQNCPGNTNFPTSSSDNSCCHGGQSTGRAQRTPRGQGCRRTPCLYRTPNYLIRVYDFHPCLEDYGWCGDGINSHEKEIMQILNERLASYLEKVRMLEGENSELEDKIQEECGKALPVLCPDYLSYYTTIEGLQQKILCTKAENSRLVSQIDNTKLAADDLRANYEAELSIRQLVEADAKSLKQILDMLTLSKADLEARVQSLTEELLCLKTNHEEEINSLQSQLGDRVNIEVTAAPAVDLNQILQEMRCRYESIVETNRKDVEEWFNTQMEELNQQVVTSSQQQQCCQKDIIELRRTMSALEVELQAQHRMRDSQECILTETEARYTTLLAQIQGLIHNLEAQVADIRGALERQNQEYEVLLDTKSRLECEIATYRSLLESFDGRLPCNPCATKCEPSRQARAMECFAPVYTSSSLPGIHKPCNASGPPSRILVKICTLTKEIKDGKVISSHEHVQPCYITRLAKV